The DNA sequence TAGAAAGTACATTTGACGACACCCATTATCCGACATGTGAACATGCATGCAATGTCTGCCATCTCTCTCTTCGATGTATTGACTTGTTTCTCGTAAAATCCACACACGTTTTCTGGGTGTTGACTTTTGTATTTACATGGAAAACCTGCAGATTCTGAGGGTAATACGGGATGCAGTCCACTTATTCTCATCGTAGACTGCCTGTGATTGTGTGGAGACCACGAAAATTACACTGTGCTTACAGATTAATTGgacatttatataaataaaactaGGTAACACTACAGTCACATCGGCCATCCCAATCAAATGTTTCCTCGTATAACATGGCTGAAGCATGAAAGGGTCTCCGGGTAATTGTAGACATGGCTGCATGTATATTGCGAGAACTCCGTGCCACTCGTTTACAGCCGTTCTAACTCGTTCCGAGACATTCTTGTATAAACTATCTTGATTTTATTGCAGAAGGAAACGTGTTTTATTGCATGCATAGAGTTCAGCATCTAATTAAGATCACAAGTCTTTCCATCGATTCATCTCCATCATTCGTTCGGGTtaccagcatcatcatcatcatcatcataatcatccACATAATCATCAACATCATCCATAAAAAACGTTAACGCCGCGGATCTGAAAATACTGCTCCATCCGCCACCCCGGTTGGCCCGTCTCCTTCGAGCCGGCGGCAGAGGTGGCACCAAGGAGCACAGTGGGTGCAGGTCGAAGCCGCAGGTGCGGCACTGGTAGACCATCCCGCCCACGTCACCCCTGCACACGTTACACCAGCGGGCGGTACCCGGGCGAGCGTACAAGGTGAGGTGATGCTGCGGGTGCATGTGGAAGGAGATGATCGAGGGGCACCTGGCGCAGTGCTCGTGCAGCTCGAAGTTGCAGCGGTCACACCGGTAGCGGAGGCCGTCGCCCGTGATCCTGCAACCACTGCAGACGAAGGATGCTTCATGGTACTGGTAGACCAAGGGATGATCAGGGTGCAGGAAATGAGTTACATGGCGTGGACACTGCTccatggctctctctctctctctctctctctcagctttCTTTGAGCTTCTCTCTTCTCAAGAGCTAGCTTACTTGTATAGACATTTGGAGGAGAGGATACTCTCATATCATTAATGATTGAAAGAGTGAGATTAAATGTATTAGTTTTGAcccatattttaataatttaaaattttaagttaattTAATTTCTGACTACAAATTATGTACCAAAAAACATTTATATttctatatttaaaatatatatatatatataatgtctcaTTTACACTCATCTTGATCTTCCTTTCTTGATAGTCATTTGTATAGGTCTTTGTGAAAAGTATATGTAGTCATATCTAAATCTTTTCTTGAATTAATGCCGACATGCAACAAACACAAACCACATGATCTTTCGTTCGCTTAAAGATATTTTGGAGAATCATGATGTCATCCCGATCTATGTGACGAACAAAATAACTATGAGCGCAGAAATGTGGTGGGCATCTGTCTCCGTATTGCTCGGGGGGCAAAATATTCTTTTAGTCCACTCGAGAAAGACTCATTCAAAcaccataatttttttatatgaaatattagtttgatgatgaaataatcaGATTAAGGGTTTAAGATAGCAGTCTGATTTGATATGATACGTCCGATTCACTTGTCTTTAAAATTGAGCATCTCATCCTCAGTTAAGTGTGTTCATATTTATAATTTCTTATAATATCTTTTTAGGCTTACCTTTATTTCTTTCTCTTCTATTTCTATCGAAACTATATCTAATTGTCCACTAATTAAACTATTTTTTCTAGCAAACTCATATATTATTCATCTCGATATTCTCATCTTCAAGATAtaaaattctaatatatatatattaatcatgaACTCGTCGGCTTTGACGATCGAGTCAAGTCGTCATGCGAACGCGTAGAATGTTTCTAACCGATCCAAATCTGATGCAGTGCATGGCAAATTAGTGGGCCATCAGCTCTGTCGTCGTCATACGCCATCGTCTCCTCCGTCTCGATCCTGATTTGGTCGTGCTCTGGGCCATGGCTATTGACCACCGAGTCTTCTTCCCTGCCGACACCGTAGGCGTTGCATCTTCCAAACCTATCAAAATCCGACATAGTACATGACAAACTAGTGGGCCATCGGATCAATAGTCGTCATACGCAATCGTCGCTTCCATCTCCATCCTGATTCGGACGGAAGTTTTGAGTTTTCTTCGATTTGCAGGTCTCGAGCTCTCCCCCATGGCGATGGACATGACAATATCTATTATTATACAACTTTATACCGTGGCCTCGGGATCGGTATGATTTGGTCCAGTCCCAAAAATGCAAGATCATCCGAAATGGATGAGAAAGCGAGGTTGGGTTGGTGAGATAACTCCGAGATGGGTTGAGTTGCACTCGATCTACATCGGAATCCTGTACGATAGGTTGGTATCATACGGGAAGTTTCGACTCAACTcctctgatgcttaagttagtaagTGAAAAATATGTAAAAAGATCGTCCCTCCTCACCGAGACGGGAGGCTAGTATTTATACCTACTTCTCGGGCTAAGGGTATGACAGTTGATGATGATAGTCGGTACCTCTCGCGGCGCAATCACTTGGGCGATCGGCTCGTACGTCCTTTGTGGTGCAGGTCGATTTGTTCGGATTCCTATGGTGTGATACCGACTCATACAGTCCCGGGCAACGCGAAACCAATCGGAAGGGCATTGCCTACCAAGTTGGCTTGCTTTCGTGTCAAATAAATTATCGAGTTGTGTTCCACATCGATTGCCGGCTGAAGATTTGGGGTTAACGCTGGAACATTTGGTAtcttatatataataatttaattaaacttattattTGACAAAAAAGATTGATTATCAACCCACACATACTAACTCTGTAAGGAAAAAAAAATCGACTGACATATATTAGAATTAATTGACAATTTAGTAGGTCCAATCACGAATTTGAGAAGAACAAATATAAGTGAGCTTGAATCTTAAATCGCCTTCCATAGCACGATCCGTTTGAAACCATGGGTCGTATCCTTAGAATCACCAACCCAATCTAAATGATATGAACAATTATAAAAAGTTACTTTTTAACAACTGTTTATACTCCTTTTTAGCaaggtaatttattattaatttttgtgCAAAATTTAAGGCCAATTCAAACAAAGCATTTCTTTATTCTCTTCTTTATTTTGTGAAAAATTGatggaacaagaaaaaaaaatactaagattTTTGCATCATTGATTTTGCCATATGTCTGCAATAGTGGAGAGAGTATGGCTTATCTTTAATAACTATTttgttaaaaagaaaatttatgtgTGAGATGAAGATCACAAGAGGAGTAAGTTATAATCTCATActagtaagatataaaaaaagtCAAATAATATATATCGGGTTTTGTTGATAATTTAACTAATAAGCTTAGGTCTTTGGATTGAATTAATGTCTGATTTGATATATATTAACTTTAACCCAAGATTATGAGCATAGTATCAAAACCAATGTTTGTAAAGATAATTGAGCTACTAgtaaaaactaaaaagaaaagtTAGATTTTGGCTACAACCAATTGAGAAAGAAGATAGGTCTAATCACAGTTTGATGGAGTCAGAAGGAGCCGATTGAGTCAGTATAAGAACAGGAAAAAGATGACTAATTGTAAgggtatttttaataaattaaaaataaaataaaatagacggTTGTAATTGGGACCAATTAAAAGCATAAATTCTAAAACCGAAACTAAAATTGGATGGAATTCAAATTCGATGGACTTGAAATCTTCCATTtcgaaatcaaaatcaaaatcatcgatTTAAGAATTAAAAATATCAATTCTAAAATTAGAGTCAACTTATAACGACTCGAGCGTAAAAGTTAAAACTGTATCAAGGTTCTCGTGGACGAAGCAAGGAGGGTGACAAAAATGGGCCAAACTCCTCTACTAtttctctctctccatctctttcTCAAGTTAGAAATTACTTACGTGATTAGTTATTTGAAGAATATGTAGATATCCTTATCTAAGAAGAAAAAgacattaataatttattatttcgcAAGTAGTATGCTGTGGAAGAAATACATGCCGAGTGCATAAGTAAAATTTATATCATTAGAAGGTGTAGGGGACTTTGGACTCGGTTTGTGTTAAttcatgtaaatattttatctttttcatagatataaagtttatgatttattttattttttataggatCATTATTTATATGAAATTCTGTTTTTGTTTTCCCAATAATAAATGGCAGCATAGCTTCCTCAAATATGTGCAAATATACTTATGAAATAACGCTTGTGGGACGAATACCACAACTTCCATATCATTCTCCTCAAACTTGACGATCGCAAATCAAGACTTGAGTTGCAACTCCAAACAAATGGCTACTGCTTGAAACCCAAACGACAAGTAAAACACACATTTAGATAGATAggtagacagacagacagacagatagatagatagatagatagacagACAGACACAGATTTAGGTCATAGTAAAGCTACCAACGTCGCCCTTGAACGCAGAGGGGGTGCACGACGAAGCCGCAGGGACCGCACTGATAGACCAAGGTGCTGGTCGCCTGGCAGCACACGCTGCACTGGCGGCCGTAGCAGCCAGACTGGGTCAGCGTCAGGGAGTGCGAGTGCATGGAGCAGCTGAGGCTCTGCGGACACTTGGCGCAGTACTCGTGGAGGTCGAAGTCGCAGCTGTTGCACCGGTAGCTAACCCCGTAGCCGGCGACGCCGCACCCGTTGCAGATGAAGCTTTGCTGGCAAGTGCGGGTCAAGATGCAGCTTGGGTGGGTGAAATGGCGTATCCTCGtcattctctccctctctctctctcgctctctgtgATATAGGCGACTTAGAGTGGGGTTTAGCTGCGATGAGGGTGGGtgcatatatagagagagaagaaGGTGAGAAGGACGGGAACTTCTCCCAAATCTCCTGCCTACTATTTCCTGCTTCGTCCTAACGCCAATCTCTTCAAATTCCTATAATGTATTATTACCCACCATCGTATTTGTTTTGTTACACTAAACAAAGACGTCGAATGAGTCCATCACGAGAACACAACTAAAGAACCATATCCGTACCCACATACATATTTGTTACACTAAACAAAGACCTTGAACGAGTCCATCACGATAACACAGCTAAAGAACCATCTCATCTCAACATATGACTAGCTATTTTTAAAGCTACACTAAACAACGACCTTATCCGAGTCCATCGCTACAACACAAAGAAGCAGCTCATCTCAATCACTTGTTCTTGTGGGAGGAGACGTGAACGAAGAGTTCGCTTGTGTTGTGTTTATCATAGTCGGCAAGGACGATCCACTGGGACGATAAAAAAGACTAAAAGTcaatgatatatatgtatatctatataaaatataatatctgGTTTAGATTATCAGTTTATTTTAGAATAATGAGGCACATCATAGTCTTTATGCTCAACCATCATATTTGACCTAAGATGAACCACAATATATCGGATACATAGATGAATAATCCATCCATAATGTGAAGGACTTGAGTAAAGAAAAAAATGATTGACTACCAACCCGTACATATTaactctataaaaaaaaaaaatcgaatgaAATGTATTAGAATTAATTGATTTTGAGAAGTACAAATATGAGTGTGCTTCAAAGTTTGATCAAGTCTAGTGGGATTGTCCACAGAGTAAAAAAGATGAAGGTTGAGCCACAATATATTTGTAGTCAAGTGATTCAATTGAACTTATTATTCGATACAATATTTTGGATAGACACGGGTGAATAACCTGTCCATAATGTGAAAAAGGTCCTAAGGAAAGAAAAAATGATCGACTATCATCTCACATACACTAACTCTTAAAAGTGCAGAATAGAAGAGCCCAATGTCATATATTAGAATTAATGAATAATTCAATAGGTTTAACCTCAAATCGTAAAAGAACATTTTGATGGGAACAAATTTGACCGGATTTCGATGAGTCCAATGTAATCTTGATCGAAGTCTAGTGAGATtgagaaaaatatgaaaatagaTGGAGTTGATAGGAGTCCTGCATGTCTTAATATCACCGAAATCAAACGAAAGAGTGGAAAGAAATGGGGAAACTTCCAATCATTAAACCCATCAGTCCAAtcaaccttctttttctttctctttcgaaTTGCTTCTAAAAGAACCTCTTTCTCATTAAATGAAACATAGCTAATAAATGAGTCACGACAGATGATGCCTCGCATCGTCTCCCTGTCTCCTTCTAAAGCTACTTATGTTGTTTAGATTCCTTCTTGTATCACTTTCTAGAAGCTCCTCCTATCTGACTATTCTTACCTTTCTCATACGTCACTTTCGATAAGCTATGATCTCACTTCTTACCTCTCTCATCAATTATGATAATATTTAAGTTTTTCTAAGATTTTTTtagtttatatatttataatagacAGAAATATTAACATACGGGGAGAGAGTATTTATATGATTAACAATATTAATTATTTAGGTTATAAAAGAATAGTTTTTGACACCTAAAATATTAAatagttttaaaatatttgaaacaTCATTTGATGAATTTTTTATAGTAAAACATTTGATTGATAACGGGAAACCAAATCAACTTGTTAAagattaaaattttgaaatattatataacAAATATTAATTCAAAAATAAGATTAGTCAGTATTAAAAGGTTTAATCCTCGAGGTAATGTCAATTTCCAATTGTTTGGAACGAGTCTTCGTGTGCCGTTGGTTTAAAACTTCGTTTGGAAAAGAAAATACTTtaaactaaaaataaataaataaaaaagaaaatactttaaactaaaaataaataaataaaacataagTTAAAAAGATGATTTAAGATTAACGTTGTCAATATTCATGGAGAAAATTAAATCTAATATAATGAATATCTCACTTGagttaattcaaattcaaatcttcaTTCACTTGCATTTCCTTTCACATAAAAGTAACCTAAACATAAACATAAATTCTGAATCACGTAATATTTATTCGtaatattcttttttatcttcaCTATATAATTTTCAGTTGTCTTCAATaccaaaattatttaaaattatgagagaCTTTATAAATCATAGAgaaaagatgataaaaaaaaaggagaagatgagACACAAAAATAACTAAAAATTTGTACGTTCGAAAACGTCTCTCTATACACatagattctctctctctccccctctaaTAAAGGATAATTTAAAGCTATTGGTGTGGTTTATATATTTGTAAAGAATTATTTGCTTTAGGTGATGGACGTCACCATATAGTTTTACCTTTTTGGAGCACATGAGCTTCAAAAAATACTTTTGAGGATAAAAGAGGCTTGACGAACTTATGAACTCTTAGTTCTCATAATATTTAACCAATGTGAGACTAAATGATTTTATCAGTGCTTCCTCCAATAGGGGAGCCAAGGGCTTATAGTCGAGGTGCACGGCCCGGGAGCGGGTTTGCTCGTATAGGCTTCAGGCCCTCCATCTAGTGTCAATTTGATAAAGATATTTAGTCCAACATTTGTTGAAGAGTATGTGAATCAAGAGCTCATAAGTttgttaagtctctcataccctCAAAGGCGCCTTTTGGAGTTCACAAGCTCCGAAAGGCTAAAACTATACGGGTACGCCCATTGTCCAAAGTCGATAATTCATCGCAAGTCTACGGATCGCACCAATAACCAACCGAATGATTAAATAATCCCTTATTAGAttagtgctagaaggagggtctgAGGCTTGTACCTTGGTCAAACAAACTTATTCCTCAACCGTATACCACGGTTATGAGCCCTTAGCTCTTTAACAGGAGAGATCACCGATAAAATCATTTAAGGAGTATGAGAATCAAAGGCTCATAAGTTCTTTGAGTCTCGTTTATCTAGCCATGGCTAACACTTGAATCAGGTTAATagtttgttgattttgaattgaaATAGATTAGATTGTAATGGTTTAATCTCGAACGCTCATCTAAATGATGAATCTATCTATTTCAATAACTTAATAAACGACTAGGCATTTTtgctatattaaaaaataaaataaaataaacgatTTTGATTCGAAACAAAATCGAAATTAAATTTCATGGATTCCTAAATCGAAACTAAAAAAAATAGAATTCAAACCCGATAGACTTGAAATCTTCGATTTCAAAATCAAAACCGTGAGTTCCATAATTACAACTAAAATCCTCGATTTAAGaactaaaattattaataattcaTCATACAAATCTTTTAACTTTTTCATAGATATAAAgtttgtgatttattttattttttaaggatCATTATTTATATGAAACTCTGTTTTTGTTTTCCCATAATACATTGCCGCATAGCTTCCTCAAACATGTGCAAATATACTTGTGAAACAACACTTGTGGGACGAATACAACAACTTCCATATTATTCTCCTCAAACTTGAcgatcgcaagtcaagacttgagTTGCAACTCCAAACAAATGGCCACTGCTTGAAACCCAAACGACAAGTAAAACACAcaattagatagatagatagatagatagatagatagataggcagacagacagacagacagacagacagacagacagatagatagataaatagatagatagatcgaCAGACACACACAGATTTAGGTCATAGTGAAGCTACCAACTTCGCCCTTGAACGCAGAGGGGGTGCGCGACGAAGCCGCAGGGACCGCACTCGTAGACCAAGCCGCTGGTCGCCTGGCAGCACACGCTGCACCAGCGGCCGCAGCCGCCAGACTGGGTCAGCGTCAGGCAGTGAGAGTGCATGGAGCAGCTGAGGCTCTGCGGACACTTGGCGCAGTTCTCGTGGAGGTCGAAGTCGCAGCGGTCGCACCGATAGCTAACCCCGTAGCCGGCGACGCCGCATCCGTTGCAGATGAAGCTTTGCTGGCAAGTGCGGGTCAAGATGCAGTTTGGGTGGGTGAAATGGGTTATCTtcgtcattctctctctctctctctctctctctctctctctctctctctctctctctctgtgatgtAGGCGACTTAGAGTGGGTTTTAGCTGCGAGGAGGGTGGGTGCATATATAGAGAGAAGAAGGTGACAATGACGGGAACTTCTCCCAAGTTTCTTCGTCCGAACGCGAATCTCTTCAAACTCCTATAATGTATTATTACCCACATACGTATTTATTTTGTTACACTAAACAAAGACGTTGAACGAGTGCATCACATGCACGCGAACACAACTAAAAGAACCATATTCGTAGTACCCACATACGTATTCGTTTTGTTACCCTAAACAAAGACCTTGAACGAGTCCATCACGAGAACACAGCTATACAACCATCTCATCTCAACATATGATTAGCTATATTTAAAGCCACACTAAACAACGACCTCATCCGAGTCCATCGCTACAACACACACAACCAGCTCATCTCAATTACTTCTTGTTCTTGTGGGAGAAGACGTGAACGAAGAGAAAGCTTGTATTGTGTTTATTAAGCTTAGTCGGCAAGGACGATCTACTGGGATGTATAAAGAAAGACTAAAAGTCAATGATCGACTATCATTTTTTTCGTTGCTTGAGAAAAAATTAATGAATAATTTAATAGGTTTAACCTCAAATTCTAAAAGAACATTTTGATGGGAACAAATTTGACCGGATTTCGATTAGTCCACTTGAATTTGATCCAAGTCTAGTGAGATTGAGAAAAATATGAATATAGATGGAGTTGATACGAGTCCTGCATGTCTTAATATCACCGAAATCAAACGAAAGAGTGGAAAGAAAAGAGGAAACTTTCCAAGAATTAAACCCATCATTCCAAtcaaccttctttttctttctctttcaaatTGCTTCTAAAAGAACCTCTTTCTCACTAAAGGAAACATAACTAGTAAATGAGTAACAACAAATGCCACGCATCGTCTCCCTGTCGCCTTCTAAAGCTACTTATGTTGTTTAGATTCCTTCTTATGTCGCTTTCTAGAAGCTCCTATCTGACTATTCTTACCTTTCTCATAAGTCACTTTCGATAAGCTATGATCTGACTTCTTAGCTTTCTCATAATTATGATAATATTTAAGTT is a window from the Musa acuminata AAA Group cultivar baxijiao chromosome BXJ2-1, Cavendish_Baxijiao_AAA, whole genome shotgun sequence genome containing:
- the LOC103987655 gene encoding protein VACUOLELESS GAMETOPHYTES-like; translated protein: MTRIRHFTHPSCILTRTCQQSFICNGCGVAGYGVSYRCNSCDFDLHEYCAKCPQSLSCSMHSHSLTLTQSGCYGRQCSVCCQATSTLVYQCGPCGFVVHPLCVQGRRWFGRCNAYGVGREEDSVVNSHGPEHDQIRIETEETMAYDDDRADGPLICHALHQIWIG
- the LOC103987662 gene encoding protein VACUOLELESS GAMETOPHYTES-like, which encodes MTKITHFTHPNCILTRTCQQSFICNGCGVAGYGVSYRCDRCDFDLHENCAKCPQSLSCSMHSHCLTLTQSGGCGRWCSVCCQATSGLVYECGPCGFVAHPLCVQGRSW